One Pieris rapae chromosome 7, ilPieRapa1.1, whole genome shotgun sequence genomic window carries:
- the LOC110995134 gene encoding juvenile hormone epoxide hydrolase isoform X2: MAERNKRQKVPAVPLLITSLLSLGVSYYVYYLINTPPEMPKVNLEAYWGPYPMKSNLDKTIRSYSVEFSEVMVNELRNLLLHRRPFQPPLEDTGCTYGFNSNFLTRVLDYWQNKYNFADRQNFLNKYDQYVTNIQGLDIHFVHVRPNVGLDVDIVPLLLLHGWPGSFREFYELIPELAYKPGNDFAVELIIPSLPGFGFSQAPARPGMGPLEMAVVMRNLMEHIGHEKYYIQGGDFGHGIGSIMATLFPDKVLGFHTNMPVVGHPMGTIYTLLGSIFPSLIVEPEIQDRIYPLTKQISFLLEETGYMHLHATKPDTIGIALTDSPAGLAAYILEKFSTWTDPNNRKASDGNLLSNYMLTHLLDNVMVYWVSNSITTSIRLYAEAFSKKQLAYGMDMIPTSTPTWGIKFKHEIFTQPDIVLKLKYKNYLHTTIVDGGGHFAAFESPKILAKDVLQAIITFREFWGVNKMNQNPQPEPIKATSVHEFTVTDIYGRNIKLEKYKGYVLLIVNVASQCGLTDKNYDQLNELYDKYSKSRDFRILAFPCNQFNSQEPGSEQDIIKFINKRNVEFDVFAKIEVNGDNAHPLWKFLKRVRSGTLGDFIKWNFSKFIVDKNGVPVERFGPNVDPIDLEPYLAKYW; the protein is encoded by the exons atgGCAGAAAGGAACAAAAGACAAAAAGTGCCG GCTGTTCCCTTGCTTATAACATCTTTATTATCTCTTGGAGTATCATACTATGTTTATTACCTGATAAATACTCCACCTGAAATGCCTAAAGTGAATCTAGAAGCTTATTGGGGTCCATATCCTATGAAATCAAATCTTGATAAGACTATCAGGAGCTATTCTGTTGAATTTTCAGAGGTG ATGGTGAATGAGTTGCGAAACCTCCTTCTACATAGAAGACCATTCCAACCACCTCTAGAAGATACAGGTTGTACATATGGTTTCAATTCCAATTTTCTTACACGAGTTCTAGACTATtggcaaaataaatacaattttgcaGACAGGCAAAATTTCTTAAACAAATATGATCAATATGTTACTAATATCCAGGGTCTTGATATACATTTTGTACATGTGAGGCCAAATGTAGGACTTGATGTTGAT ATAGTTCCTCTATTACTTCTACATGGCTGGCCCGGTTCCTTTAGAGAGTTCTATGAACTCATACCAGAATTGGCTTATAAACCAGGAAATGATTTTGCAGTGGAACTTATAATACCTAGTTTACCTGGTTTTGGATTTTCACAG GCTCCTGCTCGACCAGGCATGGGTCCATTAGAAATGGCTGTAGTTATGCGAAATTTGATGGAACACATTGGGCatgaaaaatactatatacagGGTGGGGATTTTGGTCATGGAATCGGTTCAATAATGGCAACACTGTTTCCTGATAAAGTCTTGGGTTTCCATACTAATATGCCAGTTGTCGGACATCCTATGGGGACTATTTATACACTTTTAG gttCAATTTTCCCAAGTTTAATAGTGGAACCGGAAATACAAGACCGGATCTACCCACTCACTAAACAAATATCGTTTTTATTAGAAGAAACTGGTTATATGCATCTGCATGCAACCAAACCGGATACAATAG gcaTAGCCCTAACGGACTCTCCAGCGGGTTTGGCAGCTTATATTCTAGAGAAATTCTCGACATGGACAGACCCTAATAATAGAAAAGCAAGTGATGGAAACCTTTTGTCAAACTATATGTTGACACATCTACTGGATAATGTAATGGTGTATTGGGTTAGTAATTCCATTACGACGTCGATACGACTGTATGCAGAGGCCTTTAGTAAGAAACAATTAGCATATGGGATGGATAT GATACCAACAAGCACTCCAACTTGGGGTATAAAATTTAAGCACGAAATTTTCACTCAACCCGACATAGTTCTAAAGCTTAAATATAAGAACTACTTACATACAACAATAGTGGATGGAGGAGGTCATTTCGCCGCGTTTGAGTCGCCTAAAATCCTGGCCAAAGATGTGTTGCAagctattattacttttaggGAATTTTGGGGTGttaa CAAAATGAATCAAAACCCTCAACCAGAACCAATAAAAGCCACATCAGTTCACGAATTCACCGTCACGGACATATATGgcagaaatataaaacttgaaaaatataaggGATATGTCCTCTTAATAGTGAACGTAGCCTCACAATGCGGGTTAACCGACAAAAATTACGATCAATTAAACGAATTATACGACAAATATTCCAAAAGCAGGGATTTCCGAATTTTAGCGTTTCCCTGCAATCAATTTAATAGCCAAGAGCCAGGTTCAGAGcaagatataattaaatttattaataaaagaaatgttgAATTTGATGTCTTCGCAAAAATCGAAGTGAATGGTGACAATGCTCATCCCTTGTGGAAGTTTTTGAAAAGGGTTCGAAGTGGTACATTAGGAGATTTCATTAAATGGAACTTCTCTAAGTTTATAGTTGATAAGAATGGGGTCCCAGTTGAACGGTTTGGGCCTAATGTGGATCCCATTGATTTAGAACCGTATTTGGCTAAATATTGGTAA
- the LOC110995134 gene encoding juvenile hormone epoxide hydrolase isoform X1, whose amino-acid sequence MAERNKRQKVPVKRNRTLAVPLLITSLLSLGVSYYVYYLINTPPEMPKVNLEAYWGPYPMKSNLDKTIRSYSVEFSEVMVNELRNLLLHRRPFQPPLEDTGCTYGFNSNFLTRVLDYWQNKYNFADRQNFLNKYDQYVTNIQGLDIHFVHVRPNVGLDVDIVPLLLLHGWPGSFREFYELIPELAYKPGNDFAVELIIPSLPGFGFSQAPARPGMGPLEMAVVMRNLMEHIGHEKYYIQGGDFGHGIGSIMATLFPDKVLGFHTNMPVVGHPMGTIYTLLGSIFPSLIVEPEIQDRIYPLTKQISFLLEETGYMHLHATKPDTIGIALTDSPAGLAAYILEKFSTWTDPNNRKASDGNLLSNYMLTHLLDNVMVYWVSNSITTSIRLYAEAFSKKQLAYGMDMIPTSTPTWGIKFKHEIFTQPDIVLKLKYKNYLHTTIVDGGGHFAAFESPKILAKDVLQAIITFREFWGVNKMNQNPQPEPIKATSVHEFTVTDIYGRNIKLEKYKGYVLLIVNVASQCGLTDKNYDQLNELYDKYSKSRDFRILAFPCNQFNSQEPGSEQDIIKFINKRNVEFDVFAKIEVNGDNAHPLWKFLKRVRSGTLGDFIKWNFSKFIVDKNGVPVERFGPNVDPIDLEPYLAKYW is encoded by the exons atgGCAGAAAGGAACAAAAGACAAAAAGTGCCGGTAAAACGAAACAGAACTTTG GCTGTTCCCTTGCTTATAACATCTTTATTATCTCTTGGAGTATCATACTATGTTTATTACCTGATAAATACTCCACCTGAAATGCCTAAAGTGAATCTAGAAGCTTATTGGGGTCCATATCCTATGAAATCAAATCTTGATAAGACTATCAGGAGCTATTCTGTTGAATTTTCAGAGGTG ATGGTGAATGAGTTGCGAAACCTCCTTCTACATAGAAGACCATTCCAACCACCTCTAGAAGATACAGGTTGTACATATGGTTTCAATTCCAATTTTCTTACACGAGTTCTAGACTATtggcaaaataaatacaattttgcaGACAGGCAAAATTTCTTAAACAAATATGATCAATATGTTACTAATATCCAGGGTCTTGATATACATTTTGTACATGTGAGGCCAAATGTAGGACTTGATGTTGAT ATAGTTCCTCTATTACTTCTACATGGCTGGCCCGGTTCCTTTAGAGAGTTCTATGAACTCATACCAGAATTGGCTTATAAACCAGGAAATGATTTTGCAGTGGAACTTATAATACCTAGTTTACCTGGTTTTGGATTTTCACAG GCTCCTGCTCGACCAGGCATGGGTCCATTAGAAATGGCTGTAGTTATGCGAAATTTGATGGAACACATTGGGCatgaaaaatactatatacagGGTGGGGATTTTGGTCATGGAATCGGTTCAATAATGGCAACACTGTTTCCTGATAAAGTCTTGGGTTTCCATACTAATATGCCAGTTGTCGGACATCCTATGGGGACTATTTATACACTTTTAG gttCAATTTTCCCAAGTTTAATAGTGGAACCGGAAATACAAGACCGGATCTACCCACTCACTAAACAAATATCGTTTTTATTAGAAGAAACTGGTTATATGCATCTGCATGCAACCAAACCGGATACAATAG gcaTAGCCCTAACGGACTCTCCAGCGGGTTTGGCAGCTTATATTCTAGAGAAATTCTCGACATGGACAGACCCTAATAATAGAAAAGCAAGTGATGGAAACCTTTTGTCAAACTATATGTTGACACATCTACTGGATAATGTAATGGTGTATTGGGTTAGTAATTCCATTACGACGTCGATACGACTGTATGCAGAGGCCTTTAGTAAGAAACAATTAGCATATGGGATGGATAT GATACCAACAAGCACTCCAACTTGGGGTATAAAATTTAAGCACGAAATTTTCACTCAACCCGACATAGTTCTAAAGCTTAAATATAAGAACTACTTACATACAACAATAGTGGATGGAGGAGGTCATTTCGCCGCGTTTGAGTCGCCTAAAATCCTGGCCAAAGATGTGTTGCAagctattattacttttaggGAATTTTGGGGTGttaa CAAAATGAATCAAAACCCTCAACCAGAACCAATAAAAGCCACATCAGTTCACGAATTCACCGTCACGGACATATATGgcagaaatataaaacttgaaaaatataaggGATATGTCCTCTTAATAGTGAACGTAGCCTCACAATGCGGGTTAACCGACAAAAATTACGATCAATTAAACGAATTATACGACAAATATTCCAAAAGCAGGGATTTCCGAATTTTAGCGTTTCCCTGCAATCAATTTAATAGCCAAGAGCCAGGTTCAGAGcaagatataattaaatttattaataaaagaaatgttgAATTTGATGTCTTCGCAAAAATCGAAGTGAATGGTGACAATGCTCATCCCTTGTGGAAGTTTTTGAAAAGGGTTCGAAGTGGTACATTAGGAGATTTCATTAAATGGAACTTCTCTAAGTTTATAGTTGATAAGAATGGGGTCCCAGTTGAACGGTTTGGGCCTAATGTGGATCCCATTGATTTAGAACCGTATTTGGCTAAATATTGGTAA